A stretch of the Panicum virgatum strain AP13 chromosome 9N, P.virgatum_v5, whole genome shotgun sequence genome encodes the following:
- the LOC120690682 gene encoding uncharacterized protein LOC120690682, with product MPNDAPPQPIHSAKDALDALAGILGGALPGPVAAAEDPAAALLNDPDVASAVTGRLRGAGSGAGNDTLCRWLYDAFRANVPELQLAVLRFVPTLAGVYMCRAVSRKPLAGFEAVLLALYAHAAAQRGAGQAETVSLPNLANPSPYHDAKGPPKGKPADLDVAVLSPPLEPHGTMRATRRARIVGAVLELYNSKLAHMPISSKMDFCEFCVAWAGTQSKLDGGDKPRLPPAPDAAAAAGAEKWRRVPLPWELFQPVLRIVAHCLLGPMRSDELKAQAARAAECLYWRAAETVDAPALLATRSLVRLSQMVEEPIPEPSFSSGAIENMAELEAMKANILSTKN from the exons ATGCCGAacgacgcgccgccgcagcccatcCACAGCGCCAAGGACGCCTTGGACGCCCTCGCGGGCATCCTCGGGGGCGCGCTCCCGGgccccgtggccgcggcggaggacccCGCGGCCGCGCTCCTCAACGACCCCGACGTCGCGAGCGCCGTGACGGGGCGCCTCCGCGGGGCCGGGTCGGGCGCCGGGAACGACACCCTCTGCCGCTGGCTCTACGACGCGTTCCGGGCCAACGTCCCCGAGCTCCAGCTCGCGGTGCTGCGCTTCGTGCCCACGCTGGCCGGGGTGTACATGTGCCGCGCCGTGTCGCGGAAGCCGCTGGCCGGGTTCGAGGCCGTGCTCCTCGCGCTGTACGCGCACGCCGCGGCGCAGCGCGGCGCCGGCCAGGCCGAGACCGTGTCGCTCCCGAACCTGGCGAACCCGAGCCCGTACCACGACGCCAAGGGGCCGCCCAAGGGCAAGCCCGCCGACCTCGACGTCGCGGTGCTCTCCCCGCCGCTGGAGCCGCACGGCACCATGCGCGCCACGCGACGCGCCCGCATCGTTGGCGCGGTCCTGGAGCTCTACAACAGCAAGCTCGCGCACATGCCGATCTCATCCAAGATGGACTTCTGTGAGTTCTGCGTCGCCTGGGCGGGGACGCAGAGCAAGCTGGACGGCGGCGACAAGCCGCGCCTACCGCCCgccccggacgccgccgccgccgccggcgcggagaAATGGCGGCGCGTGCCGCTGCCGTGGGAGCTCTTTCAGCCGGTGCTGCGGATCGTCGCGCACTGCCTGCTGGGCCCGATGCGCTCCGACGAGCTGAAG GCGCAGGCAGCCCGCGCGGCGGAGTGCCTGTACTGGAGGGCCGCCGAGACGGTGGATGCGCCCGCGTTGCTGGCCACCAGGAGCCTCGTGAGGCTGTCGCAGATGGTGGAGGAGCCAATCCCAGAGCCGTCTTTCTCCTCTGGCGCCATCGAAAACATGGCGGAGCTGGAAGCCATGAAGGCCAACATCCTTAGCACGAAGAACTGA
- the LOC120690683 gene encoding calcium load-activated calcium channel-like produces MASALSSLRYGDSLSVVAISAATAVLCEAISWLLIYRTATYNSLRASIERHSRKLDAMKSGAGSSASSGAGGGSSSAQPASSRAKKMDRVETSLKDAARELSLAKLKSGAVVAAVLFVVFGLLNSLFEGRAVAKLPFSPVPLVQRMSHRGLPGNDPTDCSMVFLYFLCSMSIRTNLQKLLGFAPPRAAAAAGGGLFPMPDPKVN; encoded by the coding sequence ATGGCCTCGGCGCTCTCCTCCCTGCGCTACGGCGACAGCCTCTCGGTGGTGGCCATCTCCGCCGCGACGGCCGTGCTCTGCGAGGCCATCTCCTGGCTCCTCATCTACCGCACCGCCACCTACAACTCCCTCCGCGCCTCCATCGAGCGCCACTCCCGCAAGCTCGACGCCATGAAGTCCGGCGccggctcctccgcctcctccggcgcggGGGGCGGGTCCTCCTCCGCGCAGCCCGCCTCGTCGCGGGCCAAGAAGATGGACCGCGTCGAGACCAGCCTCAAGGACGCCGCGCGGGAGCTCTCGCTCGCCAAGCTCAAgtccggcgccgtcgtcgcggCCGTGCTCTTCGTCGTCTTCGGCCTGCTCAACTCGCTCTTCGAGGGCCGCGCCGTCGCCAAGCTGCCCTTCTCGCCCGTCCCGCTCGTCCAGCGCATGAGCCACCGCGGCCTGCCCGGGAACGACCCCACCGACTGCTCCATGGTCTTCCTCTACTTCCTCTGCTCCATGAGCATCCGGACCAACCTCCAGAAGCTGCTTGGCTTCGCGCCGCCACGCGCGGCTGCTGCGGCCGGCGGGGGCCTCTTCCCCATGCCCGATCCGAAAGTGAATTGA
- the LOC120690684 gene encoding probable histone H2AXa: protein MSSSGGRGKAKPATKSVSRSSKAGLQFPVGRIARYLKAGKYAERVGAGAPVYLSAVLEYLAAEVLELAGNAARDNKKNRIVPRHIQLAVRNDEELSKLLGTVTIAAGGVMPNIHQTLLPKKAGGHKGDIGSASQEF, encoded by the exons ATGAGTTcctccggcggccgcgggaaggcgaagccggcgaccaaGTCGGTGTCGCGGTCCTCCAAGGCCGGGCTCCAGTTCCCCGTCGGCCGCATCGCGCGGTACCTCAAGGCCGGCAAGTACGCCGagcgcgtcggcgccggcgcccccgtGTACCTCTCCGCCGTCCTCGAGTACCTCGCCGCTGAG GTGCTGGAGCTGGCCGGGAACGCGGCGAGGGACAACAAGAAGAACCGCATCGTGCCGCGTCACATCCAGCTGGCGGTGCGGAACGACGAGGAGCTGAGCAAGCTGCTGGGAACCGTGacgatcgccgccggcggcgtgatGCCCAACATCCACCAGACGCTGCTGCCCAAGAAGGCCGGCGGCCACAAGGGGGACATCGGCTCCGCCTCCCAGGAGTTCTGA